From the genome of Lonchura striata isolate bLonStr1 chromosome 18, bLonStr1.mat, whole genome shotgun sequence:
CTCTGccctttctcttccccattTCTCTTTGGTGCCCTGTGAggtgcagagagctcctgcagatGTGGGGGTCAGGATGACACTCAGGGGTGCCCATGGGATCAgtcaccagccctgtgctgcagccctgatGCCTCACAGACCTTCCTCTGGCTGAGAGCCTACAGAAAGCAAGTGTTGGGAGATGGAGTTTTTTGCAACTTTTAAATAACATGTTGCTGTTGGGGGGGTTGTTTTAGGCAGGGGGGTTTGGGAAAAGCCAGGGTTTCAACAGTTCTTGCCCAGGGGTGGAATCTTCTAGGATATCCTGCTGCTTTTTAGGGGAATGTGTGAGGTGAAGTGGGTGACACACAAGCTTAGACTGAAGAGTGGAAACTCGGCTCCAGAGTGGCAGCGCAGACTCTCCCTGCTGAACTGCCTGCTGGGGTtgacaaggaaggaaaatgccCCAGTAACAGCCCCATGGGACTGTGTCTCAGGGACTGGTACAGGGAGGTgacaagaaacagcagcatggcTCAGTCTCACAGCTTCTAGGAAGCAGTGACAGAGGGGCATCATGTGCCAGAGATTTCAGAAATACTGTCTTCTTAAACAGCCACAAATGAAGACTCTGATACCCCTCTGTTTGCCTCTTGgatttttatatgcttttgACAGCCACAGCATCCTGTGGCAACGTGTTCCACGATTTCATTAAGTGCTCCTTGAAAAGCACCTCCTGTGGTTTGGATGAGCTGCCAGCCTGGTCATTTCAGAGGGTGCTGCCTAGTTCTTGGATGGAGAGAAATATCAATCAATCTTTTTGGTACTTGCCTTTCAGGgagcagaaggagaagggaCTCTTCAAGATCAAACAGCTGGCTGAATCCCATTCAGATGTCCTGCTCTCTCGACTTCGGGATATTTGCTTGGCACTTACCAGTGAGGTGAGAACATTGCTCTGAATTGTTCCCCATACTCCATACATGGTGTGTAGAGTAGGTATGTGCTTGTTCATCTCCATGTGTGCTCAGGGCATGTCTTCATTTCTGGTTTTAGACCTTCTATTTCTAATGTCTGTCAGCTCTCTGTAGGCTCTGTGTGTACATGTAGCTGTATTTACTGGTAGGTCAGGTATCTGACACTTGTTCTTCGAGTGAGGTGCCATTATAATGCAATGTGCAAATGCAGAAACTGAGACACTGATGACATTATTTACCAGAATCCTAATCTCTGCCCAAGCTGTAATTCAACACTGCAAATTATTCTGTAGACCTGAggctgagttttctgtttcctgGCTGAGTGCTTCAGCTGCTAGTGTTGCTTTCTGGAATAGGAGCACCTGACTCTTTTATCTTTATGACTTGTGCCTTTATGATTTGAAAGCAGTCCTTGTTTTAATTTACTAGCAAAAGGACCTGAAATCAAAGTAGTGGGCATTTTAGAAGTGTAAAATAGAACactttagtgatttttttttttttaaagcctgcaATAAGCAGGTCTGTGGCCAGAAATTGGGTAAGTGCTTTCTGTGCTTGTGCTCTTCTGCTCTTCTTGTGCTTTTATGTTCCTCTGGACACAGTAGGATGTTTTGTCATTTCCTGGGACTTCTGTTGAAGGCAACTGATTTCTTTTCAAGGTGATTCTTATGTTTTCCCTCATGACTTCCCCAGGTGACCAACCTCCGTTCAAAGGTGTCCTACTCTGCAATTGTCACTCTGGGAGAGCTCTTTGCAAACTTGAAGAAGGACATGGACTCTGAGGTAGAAGAGGTTGCACCAGTCCTTCTCCAGATGGTGTGGAACTCCCCAGAGTTCATACAGAAGGCAGCCTGTCACGCCCTGGGGCTCATGGTGGAAAATGTGACTCCTGCACGAGCAATGACTACTCTCATTGACAGGGGAGTCAAGTAGGTTCTTCTTTTAATGATattcttcaccttctcctgTGTGAGTGGGGGAAGGGATGAGAGAGAGAGTGGGAAtggtgggagtgggaatgggtcCTGTATCCTGCATCTTCTGTGAACTCAGGGACTTGATTCTCTGATCTacctcatttctttcctcttgtcaCCTATTtctgccctcctgcagcagaatcatagaacttctcagaatcacagaactgtaGAATATGGGGAGTTGGAAGGGGCCCTTCAGGATCATCAGGTCCAGCTTTTGGCTTTGCACAGAACAGCCCAAGGGTCAGACCAAGTGCCTGAGattgttgtccaaatgcttcttcaactctgtcaggcttagtgctgtgaccactgccctggggagcctgttccagtgcccaaccaccctctgggtggaaAACTTTTCTCCTGATATCCAAACTAGAGCTCCTCTCACGcagcttcctgctgcctcctggagTTCTCCCAGTCTGTCAGATTTTCTTACACATGGTAACCACTGGGGAAATGAAAGGCCAAGGATAGAGCCTTGTGCTTTTGTGCTTTTGCAGCTGTGAATGGTGTTTGGTATTTAACAGCACTAACCACAGAGACCCTGGGAAAACCATGTCTCCTCTTGATACCATTAATTTGAGAAATAAGGAGGGTGTTTGCTGCTGCCTAGAGCACATGGGGGAGAATGCGTTGGTGAGGCACAGCCTACACAGCAGGTAGAGCTCCTGCCAAAAGGAGTCTTGTATGACTGTCCTGGCCTTAGAGCTCTACTTTCAATTCAAACTGATGTTTCAGCTTAGCCTTGAGATGGTGAATCACTTTACAGGCACCTTCACAGGCCAACTACCATGGGACAGttgaagaaaatgctgccttAACTGTTGGTGCTGGGCTGATAGCTCCCAAGAGGCACTCTCTAGAACAGGACAATCTGGCTAAAATGCCTGCCACTCTTTCCTCAGCTTTGGAATAGGGTAAAACATTCAGATATATCCGTTGCCAAGCCTTACAGAAGAAACAGGCTGCATTGCTGGATATTCTGCAACTTCACAGCCCACAGCATGTTTTCcctgcatttgtttttctccaaaggtctgcagatttggggagaaatgggtGGAAAGAGCAtcaatcctgctgcagctctgtgtagTGGGTGCCCTCTGATGGGTCAGCATGAATTGTCCTTAATTTCTTAATAATTCATATGTGATCTATTCTTTTAATCTTTCTCTGAGAAAATACTGTGAAAGAAATGGAGTATCAGATAGTGCAGGGAGACTGAATTCCTCCCTCTTCCTCGCAGTCAGTCCTTCTGTACAATGCTAACTTTGTGTTTATCTGAGGGCAGAACCTTCTACAGGTGTCTGAAGTTGCAGGGAGAGCCCGggcctccttcccccagcaaggacagggaacaGGCTCTGGCCAaggcctgtgctgctgttgctccttctccttgtgcccagtgtttctctcttcttcccaggaGCCGCTACGTCCAGGTGCGGAAGTGCGCGGCCGAGCTCCTCCTGTCTTTGATGGAGAGAATGGGAGTCACAAAGCTCGCAGACACCCCCAGGGTTGAGATGTTGGCACATGTGGCAGGGAAGCTTGCACAGGACTGTCACCAGGACACAAGGTAATGATCTTCATTTCACCTCCTCAAACAGGAAAACCATTTTGTGTCTGGCTAGAAAGGTAAAACCACAAATGAGTGgaaactgaaggaaataaaaagtgacCTCGCTGTGTGGCTAAGGGGCATAGACTCagagaatatgctgagttggaatgGACCTGTCAGGGTCacccagtccagctcctggccatgTGCAGGGGGCCCCAAGAGTCACTCCACATGCCTGGGAGCATTGTGCAAACACTTATTGAGCTCAGacagccttggtgctgtgacccctGCTTTGGGTTGCCTGGGAAATGACTGTAGTTGGTAACCTGAGGTTGGCCAGCAAAAAGGTGCATTATCAACTTCCTGTAACTTGAAGGATTCTTTACTGAGATCAAAAGAGCTCCAATTAGTCTGTCAAACAGTTTTGTTTGGTCTTAGGTGCACAACACAAAGCCAAAGTGTTGGCTAATGTTATTCACTGAAGGATCCCAAACATCTGTTTCTCATTAAGACTTTCctagaaatatttcaaggtTTGTTAGCCAATGTGTTCAGTCTTTCTAAACCCCTTCCACAGATTTCTGCaatgctgttatctgtggctcagtgacctccaaatttcttcttgaagaaGACTGTGATTTCCTAGTGGCCAGATCAACCCAAACTGCCAAAAGCCCCTTACTTTGATGATGAAATTCCCATTAATAGCTGCCAAGAACACGAGAGCAACTAGCTGCCTCTGTGCATACATATAGTATAGAATAATCAATAGGACGCATGAGGTGTTTTGTCCTGGCTTCCCTGCCAGttaaagaaaggcaaattattGTGCAATGGCAGCAGGACACTGCTAATAGGCTCTGACAACAAAGCAGATGTATTTTGCATGTTCTCTGGGAACACCCACAGTTTCAGAgtgaaatgatatttttttgTGGCCCCACATTCTCCTCTTGTCTCTTGTGTTCAGCTGACAACACTGTGCAGTGTCAAGTGGAGGGAAATTTCCCTCTTTGCTGAGTAGGTAATGCCTTCTCATGCAAGGATTGCACCTGATGAGTTTAAGATACCCTtcctttgttcattttttcattttcattttcttccttccttccttcctcccttcctcccttcctttctcccatccttccttccatccctccttaGGCATTTTGGACAGGAGATGGTAAAGATATTGCTGAGTCACCAAAAattgaaaatgcttttggaaCGATCTCTTTCCACCTGTGACCTGGAAGACATTCTGGCAAGAATTAAGAAGAAGGTAAGTGCTTAGCAGGAGAAATGTCTCCTTTGTGCAAGTACTGCCACCACTCATACGAGATCAAACATACCCAATCTGTCTTTATCTCATTCCTCTTCTGCTGAATCATTTTGCTCCTGGGAATGAGCTGGTAAACCTCAGCCTGTTCATTTGCAAGCTGCAAAGGGACTGATATTATTAGGGAAAAAGTGagattttgaatattttgaatattggTCACaatgaagaaagggaaagaggagaaaatggatttACATTTAAGAGTAAGGCCCCCACCAcgctgtccctgctctgcccccagtAAAGCAATTAAATGAGAATAGGAGATAACAGTCTGAAGATAACAGTATCTTTAAGACACTCAAAGTAGTAGTACCAAGAAAACTTCCAAATATACAAAAGATGTCCAAGTCAAGACTAGTTACTACAATTTCTGTCTGTCTTTTGGGAATACTG
Proteins encoded in this window:
- the LOC144247207 gene encoding TOG array regulator of axonemal microtubules protein 2-like encodes the protein MADPVLTVTSETAAGAKHREEPCRGTVQKNAAPADPQKSLLEGLSSLGSDEWEQKEKGLFKIKQLAESHSDVLLSRLRDICLALTSEVTNLRSKVSYSAIVTLGELFANLKKDMDSEVEEVAPVLLQMVWNSPEFIQKAACHALGLMVENVTPARAMTTLIDRGVK